Proteins from one Malania oleifera isolate guangnan ecotype guangnan chromosome 4, ASM2987363v1, whole genome shotgun sequence genomic window:
- the LOC131154432 gene encoding amino-acid permease BAT1 homolog isoform X1, translating to MVWGSGEEMGTPSGVENGGVSVDSGHSRLHELGYKQELKRDLSMFSNFAFSFSIISVLTGITTLYNTGLKFGGPVVMVYGWFVAGIFTMFVGLSMAEICSSYPTSGGLYYWSAKLAGPSWAPFASWLTGWFNIVGQWAVTTSVDFSLAQLIQVIILLSTGGKNGGGYMASKYIVICFHGGILLIHAIINSLPIFWLSFFGQLAAAWNLVGVFVLMVLIPMVSTERATTKFVFTHFNTDNGDGINSRVYIFFLGLLMSQYTLTGYDASAHMTEETKSADKNGPRGIISSIGISIIVGWGYLLGITFCVTNIPYLLSSDNDAGGYAIAEVFYQAFKSRYGNGTGGIICLGVIAIAIFFCGMSSVTSNSRMAYAFSRDGAMPFSTFWHRVNNQEVPINAVWLSAFISFCMALTSLGSLVAFEAMVSIATIGLYIAYALPIFFRVTLAHNSFIPGPFNLGRYGVLVGWIAVLWVATISVLFSLPVAYPITEETLNYTPVAVGGLLILIVSSWILSARHWFKGPITNIDI from the exons ATGGTTTGGGGTAGTGGGGAAGAAATGGGTACGCCATCCGGAGTTGAAAACGGCGGTGTTTCGGTGGATTCCGGCCATTCCCGTCTCCACGAGCTTGGGTACAAGCAGGAACTCAAGCGGGATCTCTC GATGTTTTCGAATTTTGCGTTTTCATTCTCAATCATATCTGTGCTTACTGGAATCACTACCCTTTACAACACAGGGCTGAAGTTTGGGGGCCCTGTTGTTATGGTTTATGGATGGTTTGTAGCTGGCATCTTCACCATGTTTGTTGGTTTGTCCATGGCTGAGATTTGTTCCTCTTATCCAACTTCTGGGGGTCTCTACTATTGGAGTGCCAAGCTTGCTGGCCCAAGTTGGGCACCTTTTGCCTCATGGTTGACTGGCTG GTTTAACATTGTTGGTCAG TGGGCCGTGACGACCAGTGTAGATTTTTCACTTGCACAGCTGATTCAGGTAATAATTCTCCTTAGCACAGGTGGGAAAAATGGTGGTGGATACATGGCATCTAAATACATTGTTATTTGCTTCCATGGGGGAATTCTGCTCATTCATGCTATCATAAACAGTCTTCCCATATTTTGGCTATCCTTCTTTGGACAGCTTGCTGCTGCATGGAATCTTGTGG GTGTTTTTGTCCTTATGGTTCTTATTCCCATGGTTTCAACAGAGAGGGCTACTACCAAGTTTGTTTTCACTCACTTCAACACTGATAATGGTGATGGGATCAACAGTAGAGTTTACATATTTTTTCTGGGACTCCTAATGAGTCAGTATACCTTAACTGGGTATGATGCATCTGCTCATATG ACAGAGGAAACCAAGAGTGCTGATAAAAATGGACCAAGAGGAATAATAAGTTCCATTGGCATATCTATAATCGTTGGATGGGGCTACCTACTTGGCATCACCTTTTGTGTTACCAACATCCCTTACCTGTTGAGTAGCGACAATGATGCCGGTGGTTACGCCATTGCTGAAGTGTTTTACCAAGCATTTAAGAGTAGATATGGTAATGGAACTGGTGGAATTATTTGTTTGGGGGTGATTGCGATCGCTATATTTTTCTGTGGTATGAGTTCAGTTACGAGCAACTCCAG GATGGCTTATGCATTCTCTAGAGATGGAGCCATGCCATTTTCAACATTTTGGCATAGAGTGAACAATCAGGAGGTTCCCATTAATGCAGTCTGGCTCTCTGctttcatatcattttgcatggcTTTGACA TCTCTCGGAAGCTTAGTAGCATTTGAGGCCATGGTATCAATAGCAACTATTGGACTCTACATTGCATATGCCCTGCCAATATTTTTTAGGGTGACTTTGGCTCACAATTCTTTCATTCCAGGACCATTCAACTTGGGCCGTTATGGGGTTCTTGTTGGTTGGATTGCAGTTCTTTGGGTAGCAACCATATCAGTCCTTTTCTCTTTGCCTGTAGCATACCCTATTACTGAGGAGACTCTCAACTACACTCCTGTTGCAGTTGGCGGGCTTCTCATTCTTATTGTTTCTTCTTGGATCTTGAGTGCTCGGCACTGGTTTAAAGGTCCCATTACCAACATAGACATCTGa
- the LOC131154432 gene encoding amino-acid permease BAT1 homolog isoform X2, which translates to MVYGWFVAGIFTMFVGLSMAEICSSYPTSGGLYYWSAKLAGPSWAPFASWLTGWFNIVGQWAVTTSVDFSLAQLIQVIILLSTGGKNGGGYMASKYIVICFHGGILLIHAIINSLPIFWLSFFGQLAAAWNLVGVFVLMVLIPMVSTERATTKFVFTHFNTDNGDGINSRVYIFFLGLLMSQYTLTGYDASAHMTEETKSADKNGPRGIISSIGISIIVGWGYLLGITFCVTNIPYLLSSDNDAGGYAIAEVFYQAFKSRYGNGTGGIICLGVIAIAIFFCGMSSVTSNSRMAYAFSRDGAMPFSTFWHRVNNQEVPINAVWLSAFISFCMALTSLGSLVAFEAMVSIATIGLYIAYALPIFFRVTLAHNSFIPGPFNLGRYGVLVGWIAVLWVATISVLFSLPVAYPITEETLNYTPVAVGGLLILIVSSWILSARHWFKGPITNIDI; encoded by the exons ATGGTTTATGGATGGTTTGTAGCTGGCATCTTCACCATGTTTGTTGGTTTGTCCATGGCTGAGATTTGTTCCTCTTATCCAACTTCTGGGGGTCTCTACTATTGGAGTGCCAAGCTTGCTGGCCCAAGTTGGGCACCTTTTGCCTCATGGTTGACTGGCTG GTTTAACATTGTTGGTCAG TGGGCCGTGACGACCAGTGTAGATTTTTCACTTGCACAGCTGATTCAGGTAATAATTCTCCTTAGCACAGGTGGGAAAAATGGTGGTGGATACATGGCATCTAAATACATTGTTATTTGCTTCCATGGGGGAATTCTGCTCATTCATGCTATCATAAACAGTCTTCCCATATTTTGGCTATCCTTCTTTGGACAGCTTGCTGCTGCATGGAATCTTGTGG GTGTTTTTGTCCTTATGGTTCTTATTCCCATGGTTTCAACAGAGAGGGCTACTACCAAGTTTGTTTTCACTCACTTCAACACTGATAATGGTGATGGGATCAACAGTAGAGTTTACATATTTTTTCTGGGACTCCTAATGAGTCAGTATACCTTAACTGGGTATGATGCATCTGCTCATATG ACAGAGGAAACCAAGAGTGCTGATAAAAATGGACCAAGAGGAATAATAAGTTCCATTGGCATATCTATAATCGTTGGATGGGGCTACCTACTTGGCATCACCTTTTGTGTTACCAACATCCCTTACCTGTTGAGTAGCGACAATGATGCCGGTGGTTACGCCATTGCTGAAGTGTTTTACCAAGCATTTAAGAGTAGATATGGTAATGGAACTGGTGGAATTATTTGTTTGGGGGTGATTGCGATCGCTATATTTTTCTGTGGTATGAGTTCAGTTACGAGCAACTCCAG GATGGCTTATGCATTCTCTAGAGATGGAGCCATGCCATTTTCAACATTTTGGCATAGAGTGAACAATCAGGAGGTTCCCATTAATGCAGTCTGGCTCTCTGctttcatatcattttgcatggcTTTGACA TCTCTCGGAAGCTTAGTAGCATTTGAGGCCATGGTATCAATAGCAACTATTGGACTCTACATTGCATATGCCCTGCCAATATTTTTTAGGGTGACTTTGGCTCACAATTCTTTCATTCCAGGACCATTCAACTTGGGCCGTTATGGGGTTCTTGTTGGTTGGATTGCAGTTCTTTGGGTAGCAACCATATCAGTCCTTTTCTCTTTGCCTGTAGCATACCCTATTACTGAGGAGACTCTCAACTACACTCCTGTTGCAGTTGGCGGGCTTCTCATTCTTATTGTTTCTTCTTGGATCTTGAGTGCTCGGCACTGGTTTAAAGGTCCCATTACCAACATAGACATCTGa